In Methanothermus fervidus DSM 2088, a single genomic region encodes these proteins:
- a CDS encoding acetolactate synthase, large subunit (COGs: COG0028 Thiamine pyrophosphate-requiring protein~InterPro IPR000399: IPR012001: IPR012000: IPR011766: IPR 012846~KEGG: mth:MTH1444 acetolactate synthase catalytic subunit~PFAM: thiamine pyrophosphate protein TPP binding domain protein; thiamine pyrophosphate protein central region; thiamine pyrophosphate protein domain protein TPP-binding~SPTR: O27493 Acetolactate synthase~TIGRFAM: acetolactate synthase, large subunit, biosynthetic type~PFAM: Thiamine pyrophosphate enzyme, central domain; Thiamine pyrophosphate enzyme, N-terminal TPP binding domain; Thiamine pyrophosphate enzyme, C-terminal TPP binding domain~TIGRFAM: acetolactate synthase, large subunit, biosynthetic type) translates to MNGGEALVKSLIDQGTKIVFGYPGGAVLPLYDVIFDSELEHILVRHEQCAAHAADGYARASGKVGVCIATSGPGATNLVTGIATAYMDSSPIIAITGQVPTNMIGNDAFQEVDIIGITMPITKHSFRPNHPDEIPPIIRSAFKLASTGRPGPIVIDLPKDIQEGELSKYQDKGLELPGYNPTIEGHPLQVKRAAEAICKSERPIILAGGGVIISNASEEIKTLSRIINAPVTTTLLGKGAIPEDDPMSIGMLGMHGRKVANLAVNESDCIIAVGCRFSDRTTGDVNKFAPNAKIIHIDIDPAEISKNIEADIPIVGDAKTVLRQIINCLKNKKVNPATKKWLNEIIQNKEKYKPKMDFESIPLKPQRVVKELSEAINKDTIITADVGQNQMWMAHFFNARGPRTFISSGGLGTMGFGFPAALGAKVAKPENSVVAVCGDGGFLMTCQDLATIREYDIPLVICIMDNRYLGMVAQWQKLFYDRRLSHSYLGEVPDFVELAESFKINAERVEKPGEVKEAVKHAIKSGEPTVLDIIIDPEEILPMVPPGHGLTEIIGEKENFKKTSEKESKKVRA, encoded by the coding sequence ATGAATGGAGGGGAAGCATTAGTCAAATCATTGATTGACCAGGGTACAAAAATTGTTTTTGGATACCCTGGCGGAGCAGTTTTACCTCTATATGATGTAATATTTGATTCAGAGTTGGAACATATATTAGTTAGGCATGAACAATGTGCGGCACATGCAGCAGATGGTTATGCTCGTGCCTCAGGTAAAGTAGGAGTATGTATAGCCACTTCAGGCCCTGGTGCAACAAATTTAGTTACAGGTATAGCTACAGCATATATGGATTCTTCACCTATTATAGCTATTACTGGACAAGTTCCAACAAACATGATAGGTAACGATGCATTTCAAGAAGTTGATATAATAGGAATAACAATGCCAATTACTAAACACAGTTTTAGGCCAAATCATCCTGATGAAATACCTCCAATTATACGTTCTGCATTCAAGTTAGCATCAACAGGTAGACCAGGGCCAATTGTAATAGATTTACCAAAAGATATTCAAGAAGGAGAATTAAGTAAATATCAGGACAAGGGATTAGAATTACCAGGTTATAACCCAACAATAGAAGGTCATCCACTACAAGTGAAAAGAGCTGCCGAAGCTATATGTAAATCTGAAAGGCCAATCATTCTGGCAGGTGGGGGAGTTATAATATCCAATGCTTCAGAAGAAATAAAAACTCTTTCAAGAATTATTAATGCTCCAGTTACAACGACATTACTAGGTAAAGGAGCTATACCTGAAGATGACCCTATGTCTATAGGAATGTTAGGCATGCACGGAAGAAAAGTAGCAAATTTAGCTGTAAATGAATCTGATTGTATTATTGCAGTAGGATGTAGATTTTCAGACCGTACAACTGGCGATGTAAATAAATTTGCACCTAATGCTAAAATAATACACATAGACATTGATCCTGCAGAAATTTCAAAAAATATAGAAGCAGATATTCCAATTGTAGGCGATGCAAAAACAGTCTTAAGACAAATAATAAATTGTTTAAAAAACAAAAAAGTTAATCCAGCCACTAAAAAATGGTTAAATGAAATAATTCAAAATAAAGAAAAATATAAACCTAAAATGGATTTTGAATCCATACCTTTAAAGCCACAAAGAGTTGTAAAAGAACTTTCTGAAGCAATTAATAAAGACACTATAATAACAGCAGATGTTGGTCAAAATCAAATGTGGATGGCACACTTCTTTAATGCAAGAGGCCCAAGAACATTTATTTCGTCAGGTGGATTAGGCACAATGGGATTTGGATTTCCGGCAGCTTTAGGTGCAAAGGTAGCAAAACCTGAAAACAGTGTTGTTGCTGTTTGTGGCGATGGTGGATTTTTAATGACTTGTCAAGATTTAGCAACTATAAGGGAATATGATATTCCATTGGTTATTTGCATAATGGACAACAGATATTTAGGTATGGTTGCACAATGGCAAAAATTGTTTTATGATAGAAGGTTATCTCATTCTTATTTAGGTGAAGTTCCAGATTTCGTAGAGCTAGCAGAATCTTTTAAAATCAATGCTGAACGTGTAGAAAAACCTGGAGAAGTTAAAGAAGCTGTGAAACATGCAATTAAGTCAGGAGAACCTACTGTATTAGATATCATAATCGACCCCGAGGAAATATTACCAATGGTTCCACCAGGTCATGGATTAACAGAAATAATCGGAGAAAAAGAAAATTTT